A window from Sphingobacterium hotanense encodes these proteins:
- a CDS encoding glycosyltransferase family 2 protein, translated as MTNNPKVAVVILNWNGRFFLEKFLPSVFNSTYQNIEFVIGDNGSSDDSIAYVEENYPKFTILKNSENLGFAGGYNEILKRVQADYYVLLNSDVEVSQNWIEPVIAQMEKDPLLVAVQPKIQSYHQKGYFEHAGAAGGYIDYFGFPFCRGRIFDQVEKDEGQYDDEKEIFWATGAALFIKSAAWKEVGGFDADFFAHMEEIDLCWRLKKLGYKIGYCPNSLVYHVGGGTLNTSNPHKTYLNFRNNLQMLQKNLPVGQGIWKIFLRFWLDFAALLKFLMERKPKDAWAVSRAHQYFVKNFIKNARKRKTYSSKENKVGQYKNSIVWDFYLNNIHKFSQLKDNNFHH; from the coding sequence ATGACTAATAATCCAAAAGTAGCAGTTGTCATATTAAACTGGAACGGTCGATTTTTCTTGGAGAAATTCCTTCCTTCCGTGTTTAACAGCACTTATCAAAATATTGAGTTTGTTATTGGCGACAATGGTTCGTCCGATGACTCTATTGCATATGTTGAAGAGAATTACCCGAAGTTTACCATTTTAAAGAATTCTGAGAATTTAGGATTCGCGGGTGGGTATAATGAAATACTTAAGCGTGTTCAAGCAGACTATTATGTTCTGCTAAACTCGGATGTTGAAGTGTCTCAGAATTGGATAGAGCCGGTTATTGCGCAGATGGAAAAAGACCCATTATTGGTAGCTGTGCAACCTAAGATACAATCGTATCATCAAAAGGGTTATTTTGAGCATGCCGGTGCCGCAGGCGGCTATATTGACTATTTTGGATTTCCGTTTTGCCGTGGCCGAATTTTCGATCAAGTGGAAAAGGATGAGGGGCAATACGACGATGAGAAAGAAATATTTTGGGCCACCGGAGCGGCATTATTCATAAAATCGGCGGCCTGGAAGGAAGTCGGTGGCTTCGATGCGGATTTCTTCGCCCACATGGAAGAAATTGACCTGTGCTGGCGATTGAAGAAGCTAGGATACAAAATTGGATATTGTCCTAATTCTCTGGTCTATCATGTCGGTGGCGGCACATTGAACACCAGCAACCCGCATAAAACATATTTAAACTTCCGCAATAATCTCCAAATGCTACAGAAGAACCTCCCGGTTGGTCAAGGTATTTGGAAGATTTTCCTTCGCTTTTGGTTGGATTTCGCGGCCTTGCTGAAGTTCTTGATGGAACGAAAACCGAAGGATGCATGGGCCGTGAGCCGCGCGCATCAATATTTTGTCAAAAACTTCATCAAAAACGCAAGAAAACGAAAGACCTATTCGAGCAAAGAAAACAAAGTTGGTCAATACAAGAACTCCATCGTATGGGATTTTTATCTGAATAATATCCATAAATTCTCTCAACTAAAAGACAATAATTTCCATCATTAG
- the ligA gene encoding NAD-dependent DNA ligase LigA: protein MSADIQSKIEQLTQELNEYNYQYYVLAESLISDYDFDQKLKELESLEAQYPQYRDPNSPTLKVGGDITQKFKTVKHKWPMMSLGNTYNEQELKDFDNRVRKVIGNQLQYVCELKFDGLSISLTYENGKLLKAVTRGDGTQGDEVTNNVRTIRSIPHQLKKGTFPDTFEIRGEIFMHKSAFLRLNKEREENGDQTYANPRNFASGTIKLQDSAEVAKRPLDCFLYFLYADNRNKLFDNHWQSIEAVKEWGFHVCEHTKLCNNIDEVLDFIHYWDEARHKLSYEIDGIVIKVNDYAQQEDLGFTAKSPRWAISYKFKAERVETILKSISYQVGRTGAVTPVANLQPVLLAGTTVKRASLHNANEIARLDLHEGDTVFVEKGGEIIPKIISANVEKRPAGAVAIVYPTHCPECGTELIRQEGEAVHYCPNEDGCRPQIVGKLQHFIGRKMMDVQGLGDETIETFYRLGLVSKISDLYALKDHQDKLVGLERFGQKSIDNMLAGLEASKQKPFEKVLFGLGIRHIGETVAKKLAQHFKNIDAIAAASAQEIESVPDIGFRIAESVHFYLNQPEHWEEIEKLKAAGLQFEIEEKEIVLAGDGLSGQTFLISGVFADYSREELTALIESHGGKMLSGISAKLNYLVAGDKMGPSKLAKAEKLGVPIISEGELLAMINK, encoded by the coding sequence ATGTCAGCAGATATCCAGTCAAAAATTGAGCAGCTCACCCAGGAATTAAACGAGTATAATTATCAATACTATGTATTGGCCGAATCGTTAATTTCTGACTATGATTTTGATCAAAAACTCAAAGAGTTAGAATCCTTAGAGGCTCAATACCCACAATATCGTGATCCCAACTCTCCTACTCTAAAGGTTGGTGGAGATATTACGCAAAAGTTCAAGACCGTAAAGCATAAATGGCCAATGATGTCATTGGGCAATACGTATAACGAGCAAGAGTTAAAAGATTTTGACAACCGCGTAAGGAAGGTCATTGGCAATCAGCTTCAATATGTTTGCGAGCTTAAATTCGACGGCTTATCTATTTCGTTGACCTACGAAAATGGAAAGCTATTGAAAGCTGTAACGCGTGGTGATGGAACGCAGGGTGATGAAGTAACGAACAACGTTCGTACGATTCGCAGCATTCCCCATCAGCTAAAAAAAGGTACTTTTCCAGATACGTTTGAAATCAGAGGCGAGATTTTTATGCATAAGTCGGCGTTTCTTCGTTTGAACAAGGAGCGTGAAGAGAACGGCGATCAGACTTATGCCAACCCAAGAAACTTCGCGTCGGGAACCATCAAGCTACAAGATTCCGCCGAAGTTGCCAAGCGTCCTTTAGACTGCTTCCTCTACTTTTTGTATGCCGACAATAGAAATAAACTATTTGACAATCACTGGCAGAGTATTGAAGCGGTAAAAGAATGGGGCTTCCATGTTTGCGAGCATACCAAACTTTGCAACAATATCGACGAGGTATTAGATTTCATTCATTATTGGGATGAAGCCAGACATAAGCTATCCTATGAGATCGATGGGATTGTTATTAAAGTGAATGATTATGCACAGCAGGAAGATCTTGGCTTTACAGCAAAGTCTCCGCGCTGGGCAATTTCCTATAAATTTAAAGCAGAGCGTGTAGAAACCATCTTGAAGAGCATCAGCTATCAAGTTGGGAGAACGGGTGCAGTAACCCCTGTTGCTAATTTGCAACCTGTGCTATTGGCAGGAACAACCGTAAAGAGGGCATCCCTGCATAATGCGAATGAAATTGCACGTTTGGATCTGCATGAAGGCGATACGGTATTTGTAGAAAAAGGCGGTGAAATTATCCCGAAGATTATCTCTGCAAATGTAGAAAAACGTCCTGCGGGCGCTGTTGCTATTGTCTACCCTACGCACTGTCCGGAATGTGGAACCGAGCTTATCCGTCAGGAGGGCGAAGCCGTTCATTATTGTCCGAATGAGGATGGTTGCAGACCGCAAATCGTTGGAAAGCTTCAACACTTTATCGGTCGCAAGATGATGGATGTGCAAGGTCTTGGTGATGAGACAATAGAAACTTTCTATCGCTTAGGCTTGGTTTCTAAGATTTCAGATCTATATGCATTGAAAGATCATCAGGATAAGCTAGTAGGCTTAGAAAGATTTGGTCAAAAGTCTATCGACAATATGTTAGCCGGTCTGGAGGCATCTAAACAAAAGCCATTTGAAAAAGTATTGTTTGGCTTAGGGATTCGTCATATCGGCGAGACAGTCGCCAAAAAATTAGCACAGCATTTTAAGAATATCGATGCTATCGCGGCAGCATCTGCTCAAGAGATTGAATCAGTTCCGGATATCGGTTTCCGTATTGCGGAGAGTGTACATTTTTACCTGAACCAGCCCGAGCATTGGGAAGAGATTGAGAAGTTGAAAGCGGCGGGTCTACAATTTGAAATAGAGGAGAAAGAAATTGTGCTTGCCGGCGACGGTCTTTCTGGTCAGACGTTCTTGATATCAGGCGTCTTTGCCGACTACTCTCGTGAAGAGCTTACAGCACTGATTGAATCGCATGGTGGTAAGATGCTCAGCGGGATATCCGCGAAATTGAACTACCTAGTTGCCGGGGATAAGATGGGGCCATCGAAATTGGCAAAGGCTGAGAAGCTGGGCGTACCGATTATTTCGGAAGGCGAGCTATTAGCAATGATTAACAAATAG
- the dapA gene encoding 4-hydroxy-tetrahydrodipicolinate synthase, which yields MNELQGAGVAIVTPFNADGSVDYETLGRLIDYQIHGGIDYIVSLGTTGETATLSKEERKQVWAFTSKHVDKRIPLVAGIGGNNTMEIVEQVKNFDVLDYIAILSVSPYYNKPTQEGIYQHYKAIAEASPLPIILYNVPGRTGSNMTAATTVRLANDFKNIIAIKEASGSFAQFSEILRDKPADFMLISGDDPATLPMIALGAVGIISVVGNAYPNKVSALAHLCLEGNFEQARIIHSDLLRITDLCFIEGNPAGVKYILKQKGFGEDTVRLPLVPVGKQTQEGIAQEIKKLS from the coding sequence ATGAATGAGCTTCAAGGAGCAGGTGTAGCCATCGTTACACCTTTTAATGCAGACGGATCTGTGGATTATGAGACCCTGGGTAGGCTGATTGACTACCAAATTCATGGGGGAATTGATTACATCGTTTCTTTGGGAACAACTGGCGAAACAGCCACATTGTCGAAGGAGGAGCGAAAGCAGGTTTGGGCATTTACTTCGAAGCATGTAGATAAACGCATTCCCTTGGTTGCGGGCATTGGCGGCAATAACACCATGGAAATTGTAGAGCAGGTTAAGAATTTCGATGTATTGGATTATATCGCAATTCTATCGGTATCTCCATACTATAACAAGCCTACGCAAGAGGGAATTTACCAACACTATAAAGCGATTGCTGAGGCCTCTCCCCTTCCGATTATCTTGTACAATGTACCGGGAAGAACGGGCAGCAATATGACCGCTGCAACTACCGTTAGACTAGCAAATGATTTTAAGAACATTATTGCTATCAAAGAAGCGTCAGGCAGTTTTGCACAGTTCAGCGAAATTCTACGTGATAAGCCAGCAGATTTTATGTTGATTTCAGGTGATGATCCTGCTACCCTGCCAATGATTGCTTTGGGAGCCGTAGGTATTATTTCAGTTGTTGGAAATGCTTATCCAAACAAGGTATCAGCGTTAGCACACCTATGTTTAGAAGGTAATTTTGAGCAAGCGAGAATTATACATTCAGACCTTCTTCGCATTACCGACCTATGTTTTATCGAAGGTAATCCAGCAGGGGTTAAATACATCCTGAAGCAAAAAGGATTTGGTGAAGACACGGTTCGTTTGCCACTCGTTCCGGTTGGTAAGCAGACGCAGGAAGGCATAGCTCAGGAAATCAAAAAACTTTCTTAG